One region of Acanthopagrus latus isolate v.2019 chromosome 24, fAcaLat1.1, whole genome shotgun sequence genomic DNA includes:
- the map3k2 gene encoding mitogen-activated protein kinase kinase kinase 2, whose translation MGESSFLASWVNRRAMMMDEQEALNSIMQDLAELHRSSRPAMFLSDLGKPKASSPKNQNDVRVKFEFKGEKRILQFPRPVKLDDLKAKAKVAFGQTMDLHYTNNELVIPLTTQDDLDKAVELLDRSVHMKSLKILLVLQMSSQNSSSNMDLLPSHEELDNTGFRVADKKSMLALIGSHSTDRSSPPPGYIPDALQQVARNGSFTSINSEGEFIPESMDQMLDPLSMSSPENSASGSCPSLDSPLDSDYPKSRMPRAQSYPDNHQDFPEYDIPVFEKSGKGGTYPRRYGIPFGLQDYSDGRKTFPRARRTQVHGFRSPVSFSPTEQSPSTSSGSSVFTPDLEEAPGPARRPRRGSDIEPNPNPTAAPTLSVMDISPPSRSPRAPTNWRLGKLLGQGAFGRVFLCYDADTGRELAVKQVQFDPESPETSKEVSALECEIQLLKNLCHERIVQYYGCLRDTMERTLSIFMEYMPGGSIKDQLKSYGALTENVTRRYTRQILEGVSYLHSNMIVHRDIKGANILRDSVGNVKLGDFGASRRLQTICLSGTGIMSVTGTPYWMSPEVISGEGYGRKADIWSVGCTVVEMLTQRPPWAEFEAMAAIFKIATQPTNPSLPAHVSDHCREFLKWIFVETKQRPSADELLRHIFVH comes from the exons ATGGGAGAATCCTCTTTCCTGGCCTCCTGGGTCAATCGCCGTGCCATGATgatgg ATGAGCAGGAGGCGCTGAACTCGATCATGCAGGACTTGGCCGAACTGCACCGCTCCAGCCGTCCTGCCATGTTCCTGTCGGACCTGGGCAAACCCAAAGCCTCCTCGCCCAAGAACCAG AACGATGTCAGAGTGAAGTTCGAGTTCAAAGGGGAGAAGAG GATCCTGCAGTTTCCTCGTCCTGTCAAGCTGGACGACCTGAAGGCAAAAGCTAAAGTGGCTTTCGGTCAGACGATGGACCTTCACTACACCAACAACGAG TTGGTGATTCCTCTGACCACTCAGGACGACCTGGACAAGGCCGTGGAGCTGCTGGATCGCAGCGTTCACATGAAGAGCCTGAAGATCCTCCTGGTGCTCCAGATGTCTTCTCAG AACTCTTCCTCCAACATGGACCTCTTGCCGTCCCATGAAGAGCTGGACAACACAGGATTCAGGGTTGCTGACAAGAAGAGTATGCTGGCTTTGATAG GCTCCCATTCGACGGACCGCAGCTCCCCTCCTCCGGGTTATATCCCCGACGCGCTCCAGCAGGTGGCGAGGAACGGATCCTTCACCAGCATCAATAGCGAGGGGGAGTTCATACCTGAGAGCATGGACCAG ATGTTGGACCCGCTGTCCATGAGCAGCCCGGAGAACTCAGCGTCTGGAAGTTGTCCGTCTTTAGACAGCCCGCTGGACAG cgACTACCCGAAGTCCAGGATGCCTCGAGCACAGAGCTACCCCGACAACCACCAGGACTTTCCAG AATACGACATCCCAGTCTTTGAGAAGTCGGGTAAAGGTGGAACGTACCCTCGTCGATACGGCATTCCCTTCGGCCTTCAGGACTACAGTGATG GGAGGAAAACATTCCCTCGGGCTCGGCGAACGCAGGTTCACGGCTTCCGCTCGCCGGTCAGCTTCAGCCCGACCGAGCAGTCGCCCAGCaccagcagcggcagcagcgtcTTCACCCCGGACCTGGAGGAGGCCCCGGGGCCCGCCAGGAGGCCGCGGAGGGGCAGCGACATCGAACCCAACCCCAACCCGACCGCTGCTCCGACCCTGTCTGTGATGGACATCAGCCCGCCCAGCCGCT CTCCACGCGCTCCAACCAACTGGCGGCTCGGGAAGCTCCTGGGGCAGGGCGCCTTCGGACGGGTTTTTCTCTGCTATGATGCAGATACTGGACGGGAACTGGCCGTCAAACAGGTCCAGTTTGACCCGGAGAGTCCGGAAACCAGCAAG GAGGTGAGTGCACTGGAGTGTGAGATCCAGCTGCTGAAGAACTTGTGCCACGAGCGGATCGTCCAGTACTACGGCTGCCTGCGAGACACCATGGAGCGAACGCTCTCCATCTTCATGGAGTACATGCCCGGC GGCTCCATTAAGGACCAGCTGAAGTCGTACGGAGCGCTGACGGAAAACGTGACGCGCCGCTACACCCGGCAGATCCTGGAGGGGGTCTCGTACCTGCACAGCAACATGATCGTCCACAGAGACATCAAAG GAGCCAACATCCTTCGTGACTCGGTGGGCAACGTGAAGCTGGGGGACTTCGGGGCGAGCCGGCGGCTGCAGACCATCTGTCTGTCCGGAACAGGCATCATGTCTGTGACCGGCACCCCCTACTGGATGAGCCCGGAGGTGATCAGTGGAGAGGGCTACGGCAGGAAGGCCGACATCTG GAGCGTCGGCTGCACCGTCGTGGAGATGCTGACCCAGCGACCACCATGGGCGGAGTTTGAGGCCATGGCGGCCATCTTTAAGATCGCCACGCAGCCCACCAACCCCTCGCTGCCCGCCCACGTGTCGGACCACTGCCGGGAGTTCCTCAAATGGATCTTTGTAGAGACCAAGCAGCGGCCGTCTGCTGATGAGCTACTGAGGCACATCTTTGTACATTAG
- the sumo1 gene encoding small ubiquitin-related modifier 1: MSDTETKPSSQDGGDKKDGEYIKLKVIGQDSSEIHFKVKMTTHLKKLKESYSQRQGVPASTLRFLFEGQRIADNQTPKELGMEDEDVIEVYQEQTGGLWND, from the exons atgTCAGATACG GAGACAAAACCATCCAGCCAAGACGGAGGGGACAAGAAGGACGGAGAGTACATCAAGTTAAAAGTGATCGGTCAG GACAGCAGTGAAATCCACTTTAAGGTGAAAATGACGACACATctgaagaagctgaaggagTCGTACAGCCAGAGACAG GGCGTCCCAGCGAGCACGCTAAGGTTTCTGTTTGAGGGACAGAGAATCGCAGACAACCAAACTCCAAAAGAG CTGGGGATGGAGGACGAAGACGTCATCGAGGTTTATCAAGAACAGACCGGCGGACTTTGGAACGATTAA